The window CGTGctgtccgtgatttttcttaggtcgccgtaggtttcgaccaatcgataaagaGGGCGTATCAATTTCAGTCCTGCCAGCTTAagtcgctgtagatttcgaccaatcgatatataacggggcatgtagatttcagtctggctgtttctatatcTATAAGTTTCTGGAAGAAATCAGgggaaaagatgtaaatatttcactGTAAAGGCTTACTCTAACATGTAACTTATTGAAATTTCATGTATTTCGTTCTTTATCTTTAAACTTAAGTTAGTTATCCTAACTCTGCATACTTTAAAAGCAAAGCAACGTTTATTTTAGGTAAAATTCAGTATGAGAAGGAGGAAAATTTtaataatgtatacaaatgtacatggtTACAGGTAATGTGTGATGTCTGATAGGCAATTTATATGTTTTGCGAAAAACAAGTAATGTGGAGCTCTTGTAGTTTACTGTAATGtgcataaaatctaaatttaaaaaaaaagatagctGTCTCTGTGTTGTAgagatgacccccccccccccccccccgggggcAATGGAATCCCTAGTCCCCCTAGACGAGTTCGTTATATTCAAGTTGTGCTTAGTACTGAATAATTCACTAGGTGCTTTATtaagtaaatgatatatatttttattaatacatacattatGCTTAAGTAATATTACATAAGGTGTGTAATCTATCTTGATCTTTTGTATATCtgtttcatttaaaagtaatatcAATATGCTTTGAAATTCaatctttggtgattcatgcgggataggAAAGTAGCgacattgtagaaaaaatacataaaccgcGTTATTTGAGagaaaagtgtgtgtgtgtgtgtgtgtgtggggggggggggtagtgcacGGTCCAGTCCACAAGCACTGACGATTTCCAGCGATATTCCGTTAGACAGTATTTTTTTCTCGTTACCCGATTTCATGCGATTTCTTTATGCGTTTCACATCAAGCCTTGCATGATGACACATCAAAAGACAAACAGTGTGCACATACGTAGAGACTCACTGCAAAAATATACTTGTATGTCACGGGATTTAGACATTTACAATACACGACGGAACGTATATCTTTATCAGTGATATCGGGGtattttacgatttttttttaaattccaacttaaaataattttttaaacgatatcACTCTCTGATACTATAAATCTTCTAATAGTATCCTACAAATCCTGTTTCAGATAGtgagatttttttatataaaaggtTAGTTTTACGTTATATTCTTGTGTTTACAAATAAAGACATACTTACATGATTGTGTctttgaaaacaatttcatgTGGAAAAAAAGTCAAAGAACCTGGGGATAGGAACCGGGGAGGGGGTAGTCCCGTCTCCAATTGCAAGTACCTGTGTAAAATctgtttaataattatttaatatgtatcGGGTTTTTCCaaggctaaaaataaaatacaaaaatcccCAGCAATTGACTCTAGAAGGGCAAAACaaaagtaagaaaaatattgttaaacagAACACTTAtgttaatattattaaaattgtgTTATGACACTATTAGAACAGACATATGGAATTGTACAAGTAACTTGTCCTTTTCATTTCAGTAAGATGGCTGTTCAGAGAATATCCGAGTCAGTGTATGTGGGGATTTGTCTCAAGATAGGAACCCAACAACAGGTGACTTACAGGAGAGACATACAGGACATTGCAGAGATGTTGAAAAACAAcgaaatattaaataaacagaaCACAGTGATGCTGAGTGGGAGTCGTAGAGAAGGGTTCAGATTGAGTGGATCAGACATGGACCACATGCATTGTCTAAATAACCACCGAGTGATCTGGGACTTCTCTCAGTGTCAGTTTTACAACACACAAGAACACGCATTGATTCTCTGTGACAGTTCtgagagtccaccaggattcacttTACTATGGTTACCATTAGAAAGAACTAGTCATGGAGTGATGTCAGCGTGTGTAAGGATGAATGGAATGCTTTATATATCAAGTTCAAAGTACAGAGAGGTCACATGTTCTTTAGTTTTTCCTGGTTCTTCGCCTCACGGACCATGTGGTAGTGGATCATTTGGTAGTGTGGAATACGATACTGCCCATTGCTTTATCAGTGATTTCTGGCCTCCGTCTGCCTCCTCATGGATAGGCAGGTGTCACTCATGGCCCCCACCTCATGTTGTAAATGATATTATTAGAAATGGGTGTCACTTTGTAGCGATAGGACACAAACTAGGAAATCATACAGACAACGAatggagaatttctttttctcagGCCGAATACAAACTTGTGTGTTTAATGAATCAcacacaatttttaatttatggaTTGCTGAAATTGTtcttaaaggaaataattaATGAAGGATTGAGAGATGAAGATAAACTACTGTGTTCCTATCACATGAAAACGGCTGTTTTCTGGGCGATTCAACAAAATGCTCTACCTCACTGGTATCCACAAAATCTCATGGTCggtttctgggtctgctttaAACTTCTCCTTAAATGGGTGTATGAGGGAGTGTGTCCCAATTTTTTTATTCCAGAGAATAACATGTTTTTGAGCAATATCTATGGTGAAGCACAACAGACATTATTCACGCGACTATATAGATTGTATGAGAATGGCCTAGCATTGCTGCTACACAGTCCCTCCATCAGTTCCTACATCACTAATGTTCTGTGTAATCCTAGACTTACAATTTGTACTGATGAACACACTCTGATTTCTGAGGTTGAAGTTGATGAAGATATTTTCGGAGAGATATATGAAAACGATGCAATAAGCAAAATGGACCTACATACATGTGAAATATATCTACACAGGGTAGAACAGTTGTTAGGTTTACCGCTTACACAGTATCA is drawn from Crassostrea angulata isolate pt1a10 chromosome 5, ASM2561291v2, whole genome shotgun sequence and contains these coding sequences:
- the LOC128183278 gene encoding uncharacterized protein LOC128183278, whose product is MAVQRISESVYVGICLKIGTQQQVTYRRDIQDIAEMLKNNEILNKQNTVMLSGSRREGFRLSGSDMDHMHCLNNHRVIWDFSQCQFYNTQEHALILCDSSESPPGFTLLWLPLERTSHGVMSACVRMNGMLYISSSKYREVTCSLVFPGSSPHGPCGSGSFGSVEYDTAHCFISDFWPPSASSWIGRCHSWPPPHVVNDIIRNGCHFVAIGHKLGNHTDNEWRISFSQAEYKLVCLMNHTQFLIYGLLKLFLKEIINEGLRDEDKLLCSYHMKTAVFWAIQQNALPHWYPQNLMVGFWVCFKLLLKWVYEGVCPNFFIPENNMFLSNIYGEAQQTLFTRLYRLYENGLALLLHSPSISSYITNVLCNPRLTICTDEHTLISEVEVDEDIFGEIYENDAISKMDLHTCEIYLHRVEQLLGLPLTQYHIVMLQKLTATILQCTAFMLHSMYTNTGSNKQLFIVDKVACRFVKLSAKFGFVSDMLYIAMYYYKSFRYRDALSVIDITKVKLAQPYLMYESYVDRERYTEAVGGQSLSTKMRQTVAQDIQLYNDIFYINEIIPEQQSSKQNNEPSLYIPPLVLLYMLEFLCSRHVDTMRAQRALDDLQALVHHDQGQLVPVELRDISWEILGICQQITGNLHAALYSYQQSLRQYPLHKIQTATRQRIQDLHL